Proteins found in one Dryobates pubescens isolate bDryPub1 chromosome 1, bDryPub1.pri, whole genome shotgun sequence genomic segment:
- the SGCB gene encoding beta-sarcoglycan, which translates to MAAAAPEQQSSNGPVKKSMREKAVERRNVNKEHNSNFKAGYIPIDEDRLHKTGLRGRKGNLAICVIVLLFILAVINLIITLVIWAVIRIGPNGCDSMEFHESGLLRFKQVSDMGVIHPLYKSTVGGRRNEDLVITGNNQPIVFQQGTTKLSVEKDKTSITSDIGMEFVDPRTQNTLFSTDYETHEFHLPNGVKILNVQKASTERITSNATSDLNIKVDGRAIVRGNEGVFITGKTIEFRMGGNMELKAENSIVLNGTVMVSPSRLPSSSYGEQFNNGNWLRFKLCMCADGTLFKVQVTGYNMGCQTSVNPCGATH; encoded by the exons ATGGCGGCGGCCGCTCCCGAGCAG CAAAGCTCCAATGGCCCGGTGAAGAAGTCCATGCGAGAGAAGGCTGTGGAACGCAGGAATGTTAACAAGGAGCACAACAGCAACTTCAAAGCTGGATACATTCCAATCGATGAAGACCGGCTCCACAAGACAGGGTTACGTGGCAGGAAAGGCAACTTGGCCATTTGTGTGATTGTTCTTCTCTTCATTTTGGCTGTCATCAACCTGATT ATCACGCTGGTTATCTGGGCGGTGATCCGCATCGGCCCCAACGGCTGTGACAGCATGGAGTTCCACGAGAGCGGCCTGCTGCGCTTCAAGCAGGTCTCGGACATGGGCGTCATCCACCCCCTCTACAAAAGCACCGTGGGAGGCAGGCGGAATGAGGACTTGGTGATCACTGGCAACAATCAGCCT ATTGTGTTTCAGCAAGGAACAACCAAGCTTAGTGTGGAGAAAGACAAAACTTCGATTACCAGCGATATCGGCATGGAGTTCGTTGACCCCCGGACGCAGAACACTTTGTTCAGCACAGACTATGAGACCCACGAGTTCCACCTGCCCAATGGAGTTAAAATCCTCAACGTACAGAAGGCCTCCACAGAGAGG ATTACCAGCAATGCCACCAGTGATCTAAACATAAAGGTGGATGGCCGCGCTATTGTCCGTGGAAACGAAGGGGTTTTCATCACAGGCAAGACCATCGAGTTTCGGATGGGGGGTAACATGGAGCTGAAAGCA gaGAACAGCATCGTCCTGAACGGCACGGTGATGGTCAGCCCCTCCCGCCTGCCCAGCTCGTCCTACGGGGAGCAGTTCAACAATGGCAACTGGCTGCGCTTCAAGCTCTGCATGTGTGCAGATGGGACTCTGTTCAAGGTGCAGGTGACAGGCTACAACATGGGTTGCCAGACCTCTGTCAACCCCTGTGGAGCCACACACTGA